One genomic segment of Chroogloeocystis siderophila 5.2 s.c.1 includes these proteins:
- a CDS encoding helix-turn-helix domain-containing protein gives MMVALSTAELQALFEAASQQGERIYQHSACECQELLPQKLGRGGDRTIVLRHGLTIRIRNAFLWQTIRLENPHDQSTPLIAKFHLSGNSRVLTPNVPDVKPDYEEIAGYNYLYYLPNLVEFEEWYAQESIRLVMVLIEPESLQEFDPGRDLPQPLQRLIAGDLTARFHQPLGQTTTAMRQILHQVLQCPYQGTMQKMYLESKALELLTLQFTHWLEDSQTPQRAPRLRHEDIERLHQAREILIQNIDNPPSLLALARQVRLNECKLKWGFRQIFGTTVFGYLHEVRMERSRQLLATGQLSVTEVAYAVGYSSLPSFSKAFRKRFGSSPLAYNSQFRFG, from the coding sequence ATGATGGTTGCACTTAGTACAGCAGAATTGCAAGCGCTTTTTGAGGCTGCAAGTCAACAAGGTGAGAGAATTTATCAGCACTCTGCTTGTGAGTGTCAAGAACTTCTGCCACAAAAATTAGGTAGGGGGGGCGATCGCACGATTGTGCTGCGTCATGGACTCACCATTAGAATTCGTAATGCGTTTCTATGGCAAACAATCCGGCTAGAAAACCCACACGACCAATCGACTCCACTAATTGCTAAATTTCATTTGTCCGGCAACTCCAGAGTTCTTACACCCAATGTCCCAGATGTAAAACCAGATTACGAAGAAATTGCTGGCTATAACTACCTTTACTATTTGCCTAATCTCGTTGAATTTGAAGAATGGTACGCTCAAGAGTCAATTCGACTGGTGATGGTTCTTATCGAGCCTGAAAGTTTGCAAGAATTTGACCCTGGTAGAGATCTACCACAGCCGTTACAAAGGTTGATCGCAGGAGATTTGACTGCACGATTTCATCAGCCGCTGGGTCAAACAACAACTGCGATGCGGCAGATACTGCATCAAGTTTTGCAGTGTCCATATCAAGGCACAATGCAAAAGATGTATTTGGAGAGCAAAGCCTTAGAATTACTCACCTTACAGTTTACGCATTGGTTAGAAGATAGTCAAACACCTCAGAGAGCGCCGCGATTGCGGCACGAAGATATCGAAAGGTTGCATCAAGCGCGAGAAATTCTCATTCAGAACATTGATAATCCCCCATCACTGCTAGCGTTGGCACGGCAAGTTAGGCTGAATGAGTGCAAACTCAAGTGGGGGTTTCGCCAGATCTTTGGCACAACGGTTTTTGGTTATTTGCATGAAGTTCGCATGGAGCGATCGCGTCAACTTTTGGCAACAGGTCAACTCAGTGTGACTGAAGTTGCTTACGCTGTTGGTTACAGCAGTCTTCCCTCGTTTAGTAAAGCGTTTCGTAAACGTTTTGGCAGTAGTCCACTTGCCTACAATTCTCAATTCCGTTTCGGATAA
- a CDS encoding tetratricopeptide repeat protein, producing the protein MTETLSSLFDTAIERYKAGEDPASLISVFQDICDRAPKSSAAWTCLAWIYLLNNKPSLAYKAAQKAVKLHPHDPQARVNLAVAMLETGQKGVREHVDYAMQLMMIDSEMRDEVKQSINDGLTRKPDWKSLQRVQSWLFN; encoded by the coding sequence ATGACAGAAACGCTTAGCTCTTTATTTGACACAGCTATAGAACGTTATAAAGCTGGTGAAGATCCAGCAAGTTTAATTTCGGTTTTTCAAGACATTTGCGATCGCGCTCCAAAAAGTAGCGCCGCGTGGACGTGTTTGGCGTGGATTTATCTACTTAACAACAAACCTAGCTTGGCGTACAAAGCCGCACAAAAAGCAGTAAAACTACATCCCCATGACCCCCAAGCTAGAGTTAATCTAGCAGTTGCCATGCTAGAAACAGGTCAAAAAGGAGTACGCGAACACGTCGATTATGCGATGCAATTGATGATGATTGACTCGGAAATGCGTGATGAAGTCAAACAAAGTATTAATGATGGTTTAACCCGCAAACCCGACTGGAAAAGTCTTCAGCGAGTACAAAGCTGGTTGTTTAATTAA
- a CDS encoding DUF6930 domain-containing protein yields the protein MTMSLNCSTRRRLQKLHQTSSVWEGDRRPLSTHKQNLEAHGECILWVDGSQGVVRAMDVVAAESGPEAVVRTLLRAMEHPNSPAKPARPQKIVVSDRELQFFLRGVLQELEIVIDYVPQLPLIEELYRGFQDGGDEHTPDLPPQFAEPLRKKALEIWQAAPWKFLEEHQIIAIEINQSDVGTLYASVMGMLGMEYGILLYRSQESLRRFRASVLSDEEESPELLEEAFLKQDCLFLTFERTTDEEDEDIDIIDLADLPIAQIQPSFGNIHPLEGLRAVLYDEEATAVFLALEALARFIRSKRRRLSAETFPALSERYRIALPIKDQNRKTIQIDVTVNTMPELATELEEMAGFGDEAEFTDVEELSSLGALRDDLIPEESFLSLGVVSWDMVEHLRASVTHLTQSEEMSSSGDGLPVILIQTSRPKAKNLIETIQATGGIKGIGFNPGTDIFGGDRYDLGILQTENGELFLFGEFLDDDPVHIAARKKWDERCKKTKGYCGLIIARGLMGASRGQPQLRDMMALFEARSLSPQDLGIGTLQLMPQFE from the coding sequence ATGACAATGTCCTTAAATTGCTCTACCCGTCGTCGATTACAAAAATTGCACCAGACTTCTAGTGTCTGGGAAGGTGATCGGCGTCCGTTGTCAACTCACAAACAGAACTTAGAAGCACACGGCGAATGTATCTTGTGGGTAGATGGTTCGCAAGGCGTTGTGAGAGCGATGGACGTTGTTGCGGCTGAAAGTGGTCCAGAAGCTGTTGTTCGTACATTACTGCGCGCAATGGAGCATCCCAACAGTCCAGCTAAACCTGCGCGCCCCCAAAAAATTGTTGTCAGCGATCGCGAATTACAGTTTTTCTTACGTGGTGTCCTGCAAGAACTCGAAATCGTTATCGATTATGTTCCGCAATTACCGCTGATCGAGGAACTTTATCGTGGATTTCAAGACGGTGGCGATGAACATACACCCGATTTACCACCACAGTTTGCCGAACCACTCAGGAAAAAAGCCTTAGAGATTTGGCAAGCCGCGCCTTGGAAATTTCTCGAAGAACATCAGATCATCGCCATCGAGATCAATCAAAGCGATGTTGGCACGCTTTATGCCTCAGTTATGGGAATGTTGGGGATGGAGTATGGAATTTTACTGTATCGTTCGCAAGAATCACTCCGGCGATTTCGCGCTTCGGTTTTGTCGGATGAGGAAGAATCGCCCGAACTTTTAGAAGAAGCTTTTCTGAAGCAGGATTGTTTATTTTTAACGTTTGAGCGAACAACAGACGAAGAAGATGAAGACATCGACATTATCGATTTAGCCGATTTGCCAATTGCCCAAATTCAACCATCATTTGGTAATATTCACCCCCTCGAAGGTTTGCGCGCAGTACTTTATGACGAAGAAGCGACTGCGGTATTTTTGGCGTTAGAAGCCCTCGCACGTTTTATTCGCAGCAAACGCCGTCGATTGAGCGCGGAAACATTTCCCGCTTTGAGTGAGCGCTATCGAATTGCTTTACCGATAAAAGACCAAAACCGCAAAACTATACAAATTGATGTCACTGTTAACACTATGCCAGAGTTGGCCACAGAACTAGAAGAAATGGCAGGTTTTGGCGATGAAGCAGAATTTACCGATGTCGAAGAATTATCAAGCTTAGGGGCGCTTAGAGATGACTTAATTCCAGAGGAATCGTTTCTGAGTCTTGGCGTTGTGTCATGGGATATGGTTGAGCATCTGCGCGCATCTGTGACGCATTTGACCCAATCCGAAGAAATGTCCTCAAGCGGTGATGGATTACCAGTTATTCTCATTCAAACTTCCCGTCCTAAAGCTAAAAATTTAATTGAGACAATTCAAGCAACTGGTGGAATCAAAGGTATCGGGTTTAATCCTGGTACGGATATATTTGGTGGCGATCGCTACGACTTAGGCATTCTGCAAACCGAAAACGGCGAGTTATTTCTCTTTGGTGAGTTTTTAGACGACGATCCCGTTCACATCGCGGCGCGCAAAAAGTGGGATGAACGCTGTAAAAAAACTAAAGGCTACTGTGGTTTAATCATTGCGCGTGGTTTAATGGGTGCTTCGCGCGGACAGCCGCAATTACGCGACATGATGGCATTATTTGAAGCGCGATCGCTTTCACCGCAAGATCTAGGCATTGGCACGCTGCAACTGATGCCACAATTTGAATAA
- a CDS encoding iron-containing redox enzyme family protein, translating into MRSLRTIVDTCSMLSEALPRTAMITQTNQTVYTDTEQQFIALLDMINLDENLASQPELASQFEASLDRAIQDAYHTNSNDTAAHRFLQRVLYRINRLKLFWYDDLRHYTNERSAYLRSVRDRIEAPWQAWELAQIDVAALQQEDVKQGLMNRGARDLDPPPSEDSRYIREQTTEAGYRRILAIGSFDGLVEGSRLSRILGGAANEVQATLTRVLIEEYGNGRLSRKHSTYFAQMLSEFGMNTEPEAYFDLVPWEVLACANHNFLVTECKRYFLRYNGGLTYFEVAGPAAYRNYLTAAQRLGLSQAAMGYWELHIREDERHGRWMLDDVALPLADKYPEQAWELLLGYDQEKLMGDRAGVAIVRSAKEADRLQVK; encoded by the coding sequence ATGCGATCGTTACGGACAATTGTAGATACTTGTTCAATGTTATCCGAAGCATTACCGCGTACGGCGATGATTACACAAACCAACCAAACTGTATACACTGACACCGAGCAGCAATTTATAGCACTGCTCGACATGATAAATTTAGACGAGAATCTGGCTTCCCAACCCGAACTTGCCAGTCAATTTGAAGCATCGCTCGATCGCGCTATCCAAGACGCCTATCACACCAATTCTAATGATACAGCCGCGCATCGCTTTTTACAGCGGGTGTTGTATCGCATTAACCGTCTCAAGTTATTTTGGTACGACGATTTGCGCCACTATACGAACGAACGTTCAGCTTACTTACGTAGTGTCCGCGATCGCATCGAAGCACCTTGGCAAGCATGGGAACTCGCCCAAATTGATGTTGCTGCACTGCAACAAGAAGATGTCAAGCAAGGGCTAATGAATCGCGGTGCGCGCGATCTCGATCCCCCACCATCTGAAGATAGCCGTTATATCCGCGAACAAACGACTGAAGCTGGATATCGCCGGATACTCGCGATTGGTTCTTTTGATGGATTAGTTGAAGGAAGCCGCCTGTCAAGAATTCTGGGTGGTGCAGCGAATGAAGTCCAAGCAACACTCACTAGGGTATTAATCGAAGAATATGGCAACGGTCGCTTATCGCGCAAGCACTCGACGTATTTTGCTCAAATGCTATCCGAGTTTGGTATGAACACCGAACCCGAAGCGTATTTTGATTTAGTGCCTTGGGAAGTGCTAGCTTGCGCTAACCACAACTTTTTAGTAACTGAATGCAAGCGTTATTTCCTGCGCTACAATGGCGGGCTAACTTATTTTGAGGTAGCAGGACCTGCGGCTTATCGTAACTATCTTACCGCTGCGCAACGTTTGGGTTTATCACAAGCAGCAATGGGTTATTGGGAGTTGCACATTCGCGAAGACGAACGTCACGGACGCTGGATGTTGGACGATGTTGCTTTACCTTTAGCTGATAAGTACCCAGAACAAGCTTGGGAACTTTTACTCGGATACGACCAAGAAAAACTTATGGGCGATCGCGCCGGAGTTGCAATCGTGCGATCAGCAAAAGAAGCGGATCGTTTGCAAGTTAAATAA
- a CDS encoding SDR family oxidoreductase has protein sequence MTQLKSINQQVVAIVGASSGIGRETALQFAKRGAKVVVAARSESGLRSLVEEIQRMGGDAIYVLADVSDFEQVKAIADKTVQVYGRLDTWVHAAATGVLAPFEKITPEEFKRVIDVNLTGQAYGAMAALPHLKREGRGAFISISSVEARRAIPLQSPYSASKHGVEGLLESLRVELMHEGIPISITNIMPSVINTPYYNKVRTKLGVKPTGVPPYYQPSLVADAIVYTAEHPTRDFIVGDVGKVVDLLQKVSPQLFDALLLIIGFPGQRTNEPKSEDAPHNVFEPIEGYDRVEGDFSNLTIPSFSDWLDKNPPIKWGAVAAATLGVATVLKALLPGNDA, from the coding sequence GTGACTCAGCTTAAATCAATAAATCAACAAGTTGTTGCAATTGTGGGCGCTTCGAGTGGAATTGGCAGAGAGACAGCGTTACAGTTTGCTAAGCGTGGGGCGAAGGTTGTCGTTGCAGCAAGAAGTGAATCAGGATTGCGGTCCCTTGTCGAAGAAATTCAACGCATGGGCGGCGACGCGATCTATGTTCTTGCGGATGTAAGTGATTTTGAGCAGGTAAAAGCGATCGCAGATAAAACCGTACAAGTTTACGGTAGACTAGACACCTGGGTTCATGCGGCTGCGACAGGAGTACTCGCGCCTTTTGAAAAAATTACGCCAGAAGAATTTAAGCGCGTTATTGATGTTAACCTCACTGGACAAGCGTACGGCGCGATGGCTGCACTACCGCACCTCAAACGCGAAGGGCGTGGCGCATTCATTAGCATTTCTTCAGTAGAAGCAAGACGCGCGATTCCACTACAAAGCCCTTATTCTGCCTCAAAACATGGGGTAGAAGGACTTTTAGAATCTCTACGTGTTGAATTAATGCACGAAGGTATTCCGATCAGCATCACAAACATTATGCCTTCGGTGATTAATACACCTTACTACAACAAAGTCCGCACGAAATTAGGTGTAAAACCAACAGGAGTACCACCCTACTATCAACCCAGCCTAGTTGCGGATGCTATTGTGTATACTGCTGAGCATCCCACACGCGATTTTATCGTAGGAGATGTCGGCAAAGTTGTTGATTTGCTACAAAAAGTTTCGCCACAATTATTTGATGCGTTATTGCTGATCATTGGTTTTCCTGGACAACGTACCAACGAACCAAAATCAGAAGATGCACCACACAACGTATTTGAACCGATTGAAGGCTACGACCGAGTAGAGGGAGACTTCAGCAACCTCACGATACCAAGTTTCAGCGACTGGCTTGATAAGAATCCACCAATTAAGTGGGGCGCTGTAGCGGCTGCAACATTAGGAGTTGCTACCGTTTTAAAAGCCTTGTTACCTGGAAACGACGCTTAA
- a CDS encoding iron-sulfur cluster assembly accessory protein translates to MVQAVPSQQRGILLSEAALRQVLFLRDRQGKDLCLRVGVRQGGCSGMSYLMDFEDPSKIRSDDEVYDYDGFKIVCDRKSMLYLYGLMLDYSDAMIGGGFQFTNPNANQTCGCGKSFGV, encoded by the coding sequence ATGGTGCAAGCAGTTCCCTCACAACAACGCGGTATTCTACTCAGTGAAGCAGCTTTACGCCAAGTACTATTCCTTCGTGATCGCCAAGGAAAAGATTTGTGTTTGCGTGTCGGTGTTCGCCAAGGCGGCTGTTCGGGAATGTCTTATCTGATGGATTTTGAAGACCCCAGCAAAATTCGTAGCGATGATGAAGTGTATGATTACGATGGTTTCAAAATTGTTTGCGATCGCAAAAGTATGTTATACCTCTATGGTTTAATGCTCGACTATAGTGATGCGATGATTGGTGGTGGATTCCAATTTACCAACCCCAACGCTAACCAAACTTGTGGATGCGGTAAATCGTTTGGAGTTTGA
- a CDS encoding SAM-dependent methyltransferase has product MLTSLQSLKDIFFCPEESDFYAFCIESLVLNKCSALKAIVEFGSGDGSPVIKSLLRTRFPGVIHGFEVNHLAYEAAQSKIEAFGLASHYIIHNASFFDAAHQAEYLISNPPYLPAKDNKIYQPFLHGGIDGITITQKLLSLAYENVLVMISSYSNPESLIDYAITRGYGTADFIVSPLKFGYYSSDPKVQQRITELRKNNQAFYSDNIYMLAGVLFTKQQKLTSDLSKELVQVMTAL; this is encoded by the coding sequence ATGCTCACTTCACTCCAGTCGCTAAAAGATATTTTCTTTTGCCCAGAAGAGTCTGATTTTTATGCTTTTTGCATAGAATCATTAGTATTAAATAAGTGTTCTGCGTTAAAAGCAATAGTTGAATTTGGCTCCGGTGATGGTAGTCCAGTTATTAAATCACTACTGAGAACAAGATTTCCTGGTGTGATACATGGGTTTGAAGTTAATCATTTAGCTTACGAAGCTGCCCAATCAAAAATCGAAGCCTTCGGTTTAGCGAGTCATTACATAATACATAATGCATCTTTTTTTGATGCCGCACACCAAGCCGAGTATTTAATCTCAAATCCACCTTATCTTCCTGCTAAGGATAATAAGATATATCAACCATTTCTGCATGGAGGAATTGATGGAATTACGATTACCCAAAAGCTTTTATCTTTGGCTTACGAAAATGTACTCGTAATGATTTCTAGTTACTCTAATCCTGAAAGCCTCATAGATTACGCGATCACAAGAGGCTACGGTACTGCTGATTTTATAGTTTCACCATTGAAGTTTGGTTACTATAGTTCTGACCCTAAAGTACAACAAAGAATTACTGAGTTAAGAAAAAATAATCAAGCTTTTTACTCCGATAATATTTATATGCTAGCAGGCGTATTGTTTACAAAACAGCAGAAATTAACATCCGATTTATCGAAAGAATTAGTTCAAGTGATGACAGCTTTATAA
- the thyD gene encoding thylakoid membrane protein ThyD, which translates to MKVAITGATGFVGSRLVERLHAQGDQVLVFTRNSTSAQRVFPKEVYSNVEIVAYSPRESGAWQNAIAGCDAVVNLAGESIAEGRWTPQRKQEIFQSRQLGTQRIVEAIAKANPKPKVLVNASAIGYYGTSETETFDETSTSGNDFLAEVCRAWEAEAQKVLDYGVRLVILRFGIVLGMGGAIARMVTPFKLFAGGPIGSGRQWFSWIHRDDVVSLIIAAIQREDIQGVLNATAPNPVRMAEFCQTMGEVMNRPSWLPVPGFAIEALLGDGAIVVLEGQKVLPQRAQAYNFEFQYPNVKQALADILS; encoded by the coding sequence ATGAAAGTAGCAATTACAGGAGCCACAGGATTTGTTGGCAGTCGCTTGGTAGAACGCCTCCACGCGCAAGGCGACCAAGTGCTAGTGTTTACGCGCAATTCCACAAGCGCGCAACGAGTTTTTCCCAAGGAAGTTTACTCGAATGTAGAAATTGTCGCATATAGCCCTCGCGAATCAGGTGCTTGGCAAAACGCGATCGCCGGTTGTGATGCGGTTGTCAATCTAGCAGGCGAATCGATCGCCGAAGGACGGTGGACACCTCAACGCAAGCAAGAAATCTTTCAAAGTCGGCAGCTTGGTACACAAAGAATCGTCGAAGCGATCGCTAAAGCAAACCCTAAACCCAAAGTTTTAGTCAATGCTTCTGCGATTGGTTATTATGGCACGAGTGAAACGGAAACTTTTGATGAAACAAGTACATCCGGTAATGATTTTCTTGCCGAAGTTTGTCGTGCCTGGGAAGCGGAAGCACAGAAAGTTTTAGATTATGGAGTTCGCCTAGTTATTTTAAGATTTGGTATTGTCTTAGGCATGGGCGGTGCGATCGCGCGGATGGTGACTCCCTTTAAACTTTTTGCTGGCGGTCCAATCGGTAGCGGTCGTCAGTGGTTTTCCTGGATTCACCGCGACGACGTAGTAAGTTTAATTATTGCCGCAATTCAACGCGAAGACATTCAAGGCGTCCTCAACGCCACTGCGCCTAATCCTGTACGGATGGCAGAATTTTGTCAAACGATGGGAGAAGTGATGAATCGTCCTTCTTGGCTACCAGTACCAGGTTTTGCGATCGAGGCGCTTTTAGGAGATGGTGCAATTGTTGTGCTAGAAGGGCAGAAAGTCTTACCGCAACGCGCACAAGCCTATAATTTTGAGTTTCAGTATCCGAATGTTAAACAAGCCTTAGCAGATATTTTGTCATGA
- a CDS encoding rhodanese-like domain-containing protein, producing MTIELDSKIIWGLIVMFLGVVGLLNWRSLAFAILKRLIKRKFPTVQPLTTQQLAQWQNSQQPQPVLLDTRNAAEYQLSHLQQARHIDPQQPDLSALPESRETPIVVYCSVGYRSAKIATKLAEAGYKHVYNLEGSIFQWVNEGRSVFQDDKLTTQVHPYDRRWGKLLKRKYRAKLTDEK from the coding sequence ATGACGATTGAGTTGGATAGCAAGATTATTTGGGGCTTAATAGTCATGTTTTTGGGAGTTGTCGGGTTGTTGAATTGGCGATCGCTTGCTTTTGCGATTTTGAAACGTTTGATCAAACGTAAGTTTCCCACAGTTCAACCGTTGACTACCCAACAATTGGCACAATGGCAAAATTCTCAACAGCCACAACCTGTTTTACTCGACACCCGCAATGCAGCGGAATATCAACTGAGTCATCTGCAACAAGCGCGACACATCGATCCCCAGCAACCTGACCTATCTGCTTTACCTGAATCACGCGAGACACCAATTGTCGTTTATTGCTCAGTAGGCTATCGTAGCGCAAAAATCGCGACAAAGTTAGCTGAGGCTGGTTACAAGCACGTATACAACCTTGAGGGTAGTATTTTTCAATGGGTGAATGAAGGACGTTCGGTCTTTCAAGATGACAAGTTGACAACGCAAGTTCATCCTTACGATCGCCGTTGGGGAAAACTTCTCAAACGCAAGTATCGCGCAAAACTTACAGATGAGAAGTAA
- a CDS encoding FtsX-like permease family protein — protein sequence MVSVARKNLLEDLPRFLVAQAGIMFAVSLVTIQTGIFNGFTRSTTQIMEHSQADIWVTSESIVHLELSLPIPASKVNDAQKVVGVANAEPLMLRGAIWRNSLQEIVLVRIIGFNPNGQLFTPQNVTQGNITALAQPYTVMVDGTNLTTLNVSDVGEVEEIATLPARVVGVTQGNRSIISNPFVFTSLENANAYANSGQSATLSCKLQAGSSDIQCTNVYTQPDPETTAAPKPLAASDLITHVLIQAQPGENLQVLKQRIETALPNTRAFTQAELIRHNQQFWQQRTGIGFILGLSTVVGVIVGVVVVGQILYSSVTDHLKEFGTLKAMGASDWKIYSVIVEQSLWMAILGYIPSMILCYGVGAWTMATQGIMILITPMSAIAIFGVTVLMCVGSAAFAIQKVTRVDPAIVFKA from the coding sequence ATGGTTTCAGTTGCTCGCAAAAATCTCCTAGAAGATCTGCCGCGCTTTCTTGTAGCCCAAGCGGGAATTATGTTTGCAGTGAGTCTGGTGACGATTCAGACGGGAATTTTTAATGGCTTTACGCGCTCGACTACCCAAATTATGGAGCATTCGCAAGCTGATATTTGGGTGACATCCGAAAGTATTGTGCATCTGGAACTATCTTTACCTATCCCTGCGAGCAAAGTTAATGACGCACAGAAAGTTGTTGGTGTCGCCAACGCTGAACCTTTGATGCTTAGAGGTGCAATTTGGCGTAATTCGTTGCAAGAGATTGTTTTAGTGCGAATTATTGGCTTTAATCCCAACGGGCAATTGTTTACACCCCAAAATGTTACTCAAGGAAATATCACTGCTCTAGCACAGCCATACACTGTTATGGTAGATGGAACAAATTTAACGACACTCAATGTAAGTGACGTTGGGGAAGTTGAGGAGATTGCGACTTTACCTGCAAGAGTTGTTGGTGTCACTCAGGGAAATCGTTCTATTATTTCTAATCCGTTCGTATTTACTTCTTTAGAGAACGCTAACGCCTACGCTAACTCCGGTCAAAGTGCTACTCTGTCTTGCAAATTGCAAGCAGGTTCATCAGATATTCAATGTACTAATGTCTACACACAGCCCGATCCTGAGACAACCGCCGCGCCTAAACCACTAGCAGCATCTGACTTGATTACCCATGTATTAATTCAAGCACAGCCAGGAGAAAATTTACAAGTACTTAAGCAAAGAATAGAAACGGCATTACCTAATACACGTGCTTTTACTCAGGCAGAACTTATTAGACACAATCAACAATTTTGGCAGCAGCGGACAGGAATTGGTTTTATTTTAGGTCTTAGTACAGTGGTAGGTGTGATTGTTGGAGTTGTTGTTGTTGGGCAAATTCTTTATTCTTCAGTTACAGATCATTTAAAAGAATTTGGTACGCTCAAGGCAATGGGTGCTTCTGATTGGAAAATCTATAGCGTGATTGTTGAGCAATCCTTGTGGATGGCAATTTTAGGTTATATACCAAGTATGATTCTATGCTACGGCGTGGGAGCTTGGACGATGGCAACACAGGGAATTATGATTTTGATTACGCCGATGAGTGCGATCGCAATTTTTGGTGTCACTGTATTGATGTGCGTCGGTTCTGCTGCATTTGCGATTCAAAAAGTAACTCGCGTCGATCCGGCGATCGTCTTTAAAGCATAA